One segment of Micromonospora parathelypteridis DNA contains the following:
- a CDS encoding arginine deiminase yields MTHYVDSEVGRLGTVLLHRPGPELARLTPRNNDSLLFDAIPWVGRAQEEHDAFAAALRERGVEVLYLATLLTETLAVADARAELTEEVLRSRRLGDTLRARVADHLSYLDPAALADVLTAGLAHEELRISSERPGGLVYTLMDRHDFVIDPLPNLLFTRDSSLWIGDRVGVTSLAMPARSRETTLTDAIYRHHPRFAGTEFVYRPNLEHLEGGDVLLLAPGVLAVGVGERTTPAGAERLGRQVFAAGLAHTILVVPIAQKRATMHLDTVCTMVDVDAVLMYPNIASTLSAYTVIAGADGEDPRVDGPAPFLRAAADAMDLDLLRVIDTGLDPVTAEREQWDDGNNTLALAPRLCVGYERNTETNAQLERAGIEVIPIAGSELGSGRGGPRCMSCPITREPLRAEGSPGPGDPS; encoded by the coding sequence GTGACCCACTACGTCGACAGCGAAGTCGGCCGGCTCGGCACCGTCCTGCTGCACCGGCCCGGGCCCGAACTGGCCCGGCTCACCCCCCGCAACAACGACTCGCTCCTGTTCGACGCGATCCCCTGGGTGGGGCGCGCCCAGGAGGAGCACGACGCGTTCGCCGCCGCTCTGCGCGAGCGCGGGGTCGAGGTGCTCTACCTGGCCACCCTGCTGACCGAGACGCTTGCCGTCGCGGACGCCCGTGCCGAGCTCACCGAGGAGGTGCTGCGCTCCCGGCGGCTCGGTGACACCCTGCGGGCCCGCGTCGCCGACCACCTCTCCTACCTGGACCCGGCCGCCCTCGCCGACGTGCTCACCGCCGGGCTGGCCCACGAGGAACTGCGGATCAGCTCAGAGCGGCCGGGTGGGCTGGTCTACACACTGATGGACCGACACGACTTCGTTATCGACCCGTTGCCGAACCTGCTGTTCACCCGCGACTCGTCGCTGTGGATCGGCGATCGGGTCGGTGTCACCAGCCTGGCCATGCCGGCCCGCAGCCGCGAGACCACCCTGACCGACGCCATCTACCGCCACCACCCACGCTTCGCCGGCACCGAGTTCGTCTACCGCCCGAACCTCGAGCACCTGGAGGGCGGGGACGTGCTGCTGCTCGCACCCGGAGTGCTGGCGGTCGGGGTGGGCGAGCGGACGACACCGGCCGGCGCCGAACGGCTCGGCCGGCAGGTCTTCGCGGCTGGCCTGGCCCACACCATCCTGGTGGTGCCGATCGCACAGAAGCGCGCCACCATGCACCTCGACACGGTCTGCACGATGGTCGACGTGGACGCCGTGCTGATGTACCCCAACATCGCGAGCACACTGTCCGCGTACACGGTGATCGCCGGCGCGGACGGCGAGGACCCGCGCGTGGACGGGCCGGCGCCGTTCCTGCGGGCTGCCGCCGACGCGATGGACCTGGACCTGCTCCGGGTCATCGACACCGGACTGGACCCGGTCACCGCGGAACGCGAGCAGTGGGACGACGGCAACAACACCCTCGCACTGGCGCCCCGGCTCTGCGTCGGCTACGAGCGCAACACCGAGACCAACGCCCAACTGGAGCGAGCCGGCATCGAGGTGATCCCGATCGCCGGCTCCGAGTTGGGCTCCGGCCGCGGCGGGCCGCGCTGCATGTCCTGCCCGATCACCCGCGAGCCGCTCCGCGCGGAAGGGTCCCCTGGACCAGGGGACCCTTCCTGA
- a CDS encoding OsmC family protein: MPIRTASAQWQGNLTEGAGTVRTGKGGLSGNYSFKSRFEEGEGTNPEELIAAAHAGCFSMAFSKALADAGSTATSVETTAKVHLDKTDAGMTVTRIDLETVGQVPGIDDAEFQKLAEAAKANCPISRLLSPGAEITLSARLAS, from the coding sequence ATGCCTATCCGTACCGCTTCAGCACAATGGCAGGGCAATCTCACCGAGGGCGCCGGCACGGTCCGCACCGGTAAGGGCGGCCTGTCGGGCAACTACTCCTTCAAGTCGCGTTTCGAGGAGGGCGAGGGCACCAACCCCGAGGAGCTGATCGCCGCCGCGCACGCTGGCTGCTTCTCGATGGCGTTCTCGAAGGCGCTTGCCGACGCCGGCTCGACGGCCACGTCGGTCGAGACCACCGCCAAGGTCCACCTGGACAAGACCGACGCCGGGATGACCGTGACCCGGATCGACCTGGAGACCGTCGGCCAGGTCCCCGGGATCGACGACGCCGAGTTCCAGAAGCTCGCCGAGGCCGCCAAGGCCAACTGCCCGATCTCCCGCCTGCTCTCGCCGGGCGCCGAGATCACCCTCAGCGCGCGCCTGGCTTCCTGA
- a CDS encoding metallopeptidase family protein encodes MEMTRERFEELVADALDEVPEELLGLMSNVVILVEDDPPQGEPDLLGLYEGHALTDRGWDYSGVLPDRIFIYRHPILRICDNDDDVVDEVAVTVVHEIAHHFGIDDERLHSLGWG; translated from the coding sequence GTGGAGATGACCCGCGAGCGCTTCGAGGAGCTGGTCGCCGATGCCCTCGACGAGGTGCCCGAGGAACTGCTCGGCCTGATGAGCAACGTGGTGATCCTCGTCGAAGACGACCCACCGCAGGGCGAGCCCGACCTGCTCGGCCTCTACGAAGGCCACGCGCTCACCGACCGCGGCTGGGACTACTCCGGCGTGCTGCCGGACCGGATCTTCATCTACCGACACCCGATCCTGCGGATCTGCGACAACGACGACGACGTCGTCGATGAGGTGGCGGTGACCGTCGTGCACGAGATCGCCCATCACTTCGGCATCGACGACGAACGGCTGCACTCGCTCGGCTGGGGCTGA
- a CDS encoding ACT domain-containing protein, producing MLDIALLPGEYAVWRLAAGTALPYALSNGLRGTDVVTVSWTSDGISVICPADRAPVQAVVETAWRCLRVTAPVELADTGSLAALVDPLAEARVSVVTFSTFDTDYLLVPAVRLTEGTAALERAGHRVTG from the coding sequence ATGCTCGATATCGCTCTGCTGCCGGGGGAATACGCTGTGTGGCGGCTGGCCGCCGGCACCGCCCTGCCGTACGCGCTGTCGAACGGGCTGAGGGGCACCGACGTGGTGACGGTGAGCTGGACCTCCGACGGGATCTCCGTGATCTGCCCGGCGGACCGGGCACCGGTGCAGGCCGTGGTGGAGACCGCCTGGCGCTGTCTACGGGTCACCGCCCCGGTGGAGTTGGCCGACACCGGCAGCCTGGCCGCACTCGTCGACCCGCTCGCCGAGGCACGGGTCAGCGTGGTCACGTTCTCCACCTTCGACACCGACTATCTGCTGGTCCCGGCCGTCCGACTGACCGAGGGCACGGCCGCGCTGGAACGCGCCGGGCATCGCGTCACCGGCTGA
- a CDS encoding AIM24 family protein, whose product MRSELFSSENLEKESAQPGMRLQNSKMLKIELNGEAMARVGSMVAYQGNVQFQALGSGGLGKFLKQKLTGEGVPLMKVSGQGDVFLAELAKDVHIIDLEPGDALSINGSSVLAFDSTLQYDIRMVGGAGMASSSGLFNCVFSGYGRIAITTKGTPVVLNVDAPTYVDPQAAVCWSANLQTGYHRAEQMGLGTLLGRRTGESFTMSFAGQGFVVVQPSEEPPVMGSGQQQQEGGLLGGLLS is encoded by the coding sequence ATGCGCAGTGAGCTGTTCTCCTCGGAGAATTTGGAGAAGGAGTCCGCGCAGCCCGGCATGCGGCTGCAAAACTCCAAGATGTTGAAGATCGAGCTCAACGGCGAGGCGATGGCCCGGGTCGGGTCGATGGTCGCCTACCAGGGGAATGTGCAGTTCCAGGCGCTGGGCTCGGGCGGGCTCGGCAAGTTCCTCAAGCAGAAGCTCACCGGCGAGGGTGTCCCGCTGATGAAGGTCTCCGGCCAGGGTGACGTCTTCCTCGCCGAGCTGGCCAAGGACGTGCACATCATCGACCTGGAGCCGGGTGACGCACTCTCCATCAACGGCTCCAGCGTGCTCGCCTTCGACTCGACCCTCCAGTACGACATCAGGATGGTCGGCGGTGCCGGAATGGCCTCCTCGTCCGGCCTGTTCAACTGTGTCTTCAGCGGCTACGGACGGATCGCCATCACCACCAAGGGCACCCCGGTCGTGCTCAACGTGGACGCCCCGACGTACGTCGACCCGCAGGCCGCGGTCTGCTGGTCGGCGAACCTCCAGACCGGCTACCACCGGGCCGAGCAGATGGGCCTCGGCACGCTGCTGGGTCGGCGGACCGGTGAGTCGTTCACGATGAGCTTCGCCGGCCAGGGCTTCGTGGTGGTCCAGCCGTCCGAGGAGCCGCCGGTCATGGGCAGCGGCCAGCAGCAACAGGAGGGCGGTCTGCTCGGCGGTCTGCTGAGCTGA
- the pheA gene encoding prephenate dehydratase: MPGTPPTRFVYLGPEGTFAEQALRSVPAAERGTLTPARSVGEALDSVRVGDADAALVPLENSIGGAVGVTLDEMAEGDPLVITREVILPVEFVLGARPNTPLTSIHTVAAHPQASTQCRGWLRDHLPDAVVVDVLSNGAAAAGAGAGEYDAAICAPIGATRHRLATLAEKIADHPDAVTRFVLVSRPGPPPPPTGDDLTSLAVYIAHDRVGALLSVLMELAVRGVNLTRIESRPTGEALGRYVFFLDCTGHVADVRLGEALQGLRRVCADVRFLGSYPRHRWAGAAGERPVPAPAGLSDTDYVDAAAWLARLRTGELT; encoded by the coding sequence ATGCCGGGAACACCGCCGACACGCTTCGTCTACCTCGGGCCGGAGGGCACCTTCGCCGAGCAGGCACTGCGCTCCGTCCCCGCCGCCGAGCGCGGCACCCTTACGCCTGCCCGCAGCGTTGGGGAGGCCCTGGACAGCGTCCGGGTCGGGGATGCCGACGCCGCGCTGGTGCCGCTGGAAAACTCGATCGGCGGCGCGGTGGGCGTCACGCTGGACGAGATGGCCGAGGGGGACCCGTTGGTGATCACCCGGGAGGTGATCCTGCCGGTGGAGTTCGTGCTCGGCGCCCGGCCCAACACTCCGCTGACCTCGATCCACACCGTGGCGGCCCATCCGCAGGCGTCCACCCAGTGCCGGGGTTGGCTGCGCGACCATCTGCCCGACGCCGTGGTGGTCGATGTGCTCTCCAACGGCGCGGCCGCGGCCGGCGCCGGCGCCGGCGAGTACGACGCCGCGATCTGCGCGCCGATCGGGGCGACCCGACACCGGCTCGCGACTCTCGCGGAGAAGATCGCCGATCACCCGGACGCGGTGACCCGGTTTGTGCTGGTGTCCCGCCCCGGGCCGCCCCCGCCGCCGACCGGCGACGACCTCACCTCGCTCGCGGTCTACATCGCCCACGACCGGGTCGGTGCGCTGCTGTCCGTGCTGATGGAGTTGGCCGTCCGTGGGGTCAACCTGACCCGGATCGAGTCCCGCCCGACCGGCGAGGCGCTCGGCCGGTACGTCTTCTTCCTGGACTGCACCGGGCACGTGGCCGACGTACGGCTGGGTGAGGCGCTGCAGGGGCTGCGCCGGGTCTGCGCCGACGTCCGTTTCCTGGGCTCGTACCCCCGGCACCGGTGGGCCGGGGCGGCCGGCGAGCGCCCGGTGCCCGCGCCAGCGGGCCTCTCCGACACCGACTACGTCGACGCGGCGGCTTGGCTGGCCCGACTGCGCACGGGTGAGTTGACCTGA